The following proteins are encoded in a genomic region of Ammospiza caudacuta isolate bAmmCau1 chromosome 3, bAmmCau1.pri, whole genome shotgun sequence:
- the PEX3 gene encoding peroxisomal biogenesis factor 3 gives MLRSLWSFLKRHKKKCLVLGTFLGGVYLLGKYGQKKIREIQEREAAEYIAQARRQYHFESNQRTCNMTVLSMLPTLRDALMHQLNSESLTSLLKNRPANKLEIWEDLKIISFTRSIVAVYSTCMLVVLLRVQLNIIGGYIYLDNAALGKNGTTPLAPPEVQQQYLSSIQHLLGDGLTELITIVKQAVHKVFGSISLKQTLSLLELEQKLKDIREVVEHKDSDQIASYSPLCHYLMPDEENPLASQACGLTERDIATIKLLNETRDMLESPDFSTVLSTCLNRGFSRLLDNMAEFFRPTEKDLSQNSSVNSLSSVSLPLAKIIPIINGQIHSVCSETPSHFVQDLLMMEQVKDFAANVYEAFSTPQQLEK, from the exons GAGTCTATTTACTGGGAAAATATGGGCagaagaaaatcagagaaatccAGGAGCGAGAGGCAGCTGAGTACATTGCCCAGGCACGAAGGCAGTACCATTTTGAGAGTAATCAGAGGACTTGCAATATGACAG TACTGTCAATGCTTCCAACACTGAGGGATGCCTTAATGCATCAGTTAAACTCTGAGAGTCTCACATCTCTTCTTAAAAATAG GCCAGCAAACAAGTTAGAAATCTGGGAGGATTTAAAGATAATAA GTTTCACCCGCAGCATTGTGGCTGTGTACAGCACCTGCATGCTGGTGGTTCTCCTGCGGGTGCAGCTGAACATCATCGGCGGCTACATCTACCTGGATAACGCCGCGCTCGGCAAGAACGGCACC acACCACTAGCACCCCCTGAAGTCCAGCAGCAATATTTATCAAGCATTCAGCACCTTTTAGGAGATG GACTGACTGAGTTAATAACTATTGTTAAACAAGCTGTGCATAAAGTTTTTGGAAG tatTTCCCTTAAGCAGACCCTGTCTCTTCTGGAACTGGAACAGAAACTTAAAGATATCAGGGAAGTAGTGGAACATAAAGATTCGGATCAGATTGCATCTTACTCTCCCTTATGTCATTATCTGATGCCAGATGAAGAAAACCCTTTGGCTAGCCAG GCCTGTGGACTCACAGAAAGAGACATTGCTACAATTAAATTATTGAATGAAACTAGAGATATGCTAGAAAG TCCAGACTTCAGTACAGTTTTGAGCACATGTTTAAATAGAGGATTCAGTCGGCTGCTGGACAATATGGCAGAATTTTTTAGACCTACTGAAAAAGACCTTTCTCAAAACAGCTCTGTAAATag TCTTTCCAGTGTCAGTCTTCCTTTAGCCAAGATAATTCCAATAATAAATGGACAGATCCATTCAGTATGCAGTGAAACACCCAGTCACTTTGTTCAG GACCTGTTGATGATGGAACAAGTGAAAGATTTTGCTGCTAACGTTTATGAAGCTTTTAGTACCCCTCAGCAACTAGAGAAATGA